Proteins from one Rhinopithecus roxellana isolate Shanxi Qingling chromosome 20, ASM756505v1, whole genome shotgun sequence genomic window:
- the CORO1A gene encoding coronin-1A: protein MSRQVVRSSKFRHVFGQPAKADQCYEDVRVSQTTWDSGFCAVNPKFVALICEASGGGAFLVLPLGKTGRVDKNAPTVCGHTAPVLDIAWCPHNDNVIASGSEDCTVMVWEILDGGLMLPLREPVVTLEGHTKRVGIVAWHPTAQNVLLSAGCDNVIMVWDVGTGAAMLTLGPEVHPDTIYSVDWSRDGGLICTSCRDKRVRIIEPRKCTVVAEKDRPHEGTRPVRAVFVSEGKILTTGFSRMSERQVALWDTKHLEEPLSLQELDTSSGVLLPFFDPDTNIVYLCGKGDSSIRYFEITSEAPFLHYLSMFSSKESQRGMGYMPKRGLEVNKCEIARFYKLHERRCEPIAMTVPRKSDLFQEDLYPPTAGPDPALTAEEWLGGRDAGPLLISLKDGYVPPKSRELRVNRGLDTGRRRAAPEASGTPSSDAVSRLEEEMRKLQATVQELQKRLDRLEETVQAK, encoded by the exons ATGAGCCGGCAGGTGGTCCGCTCCAGCAAGTTCCGCCATGTGTTTGGACAGCCAGCCAAGGCCGACCAGTGCTATGAAGATGTGCGCGTCTCACAAACCACCTGGGACAGTGGCTTCTGTGCTGTCAACCCTAAGTTTGTGGCCCTGATCTGTGAAGCCAGTGGGGGAGGGGCCTTCCTGGTGTTGCCCCTGGGCAAG ACTGGACGTGTGGACAAGAATGCTCCCACAGTCTGTGGCCACACAGCCCCTGTGCTAGACATCGCCTGGTGCCCTCACAATGACAACGTCATTGCCAGTGGCTCCGAGGACTGCACAGTCATG GTGTGGGAGATCCTGGATGGGGGCCTGATGCTGCCCCTGCGGGAGCCTGTCGTCACCCTGGAGGGCCACACCAAGCGTGTTGGCATTGTGGCCTGGCACCCCACAGCCCAGAACGTGCTGCTCAGTGCAG GTTGTGACAACGTGATCATGGTGTGGGACGTGGGCACTGGGGCAGCCATGCTGACGCTGGGCCCAGAGGTGCACCCAGACACGATCTACAGTGTGGACTGGAGCCGAGACGGAGGCCTCATTTGTACCTCCTGCCGCGACAAGCGCGTGCGCATCATTGAGCCCCGCAAATGCACTGTCGTAGCT GAGAAGGACCGTCCCCATGAGGGGACCCGGCCCGTGCGTGCGGTGTTCGTGTCAGAGGGGAAGATCCTGACCACGGGCTTCAGCCGCATGAGTGAGCGGCAGGTGGCGCTGTGGGACACA AAACACCTGGAGGAGCCGCTGTCCCTGCAGGAGCTGGACACCAGCAGCGGTGTCCTGCTGCCCTTCTTTGACCCTGACACCAACATCGTCTACCTCTGTGGCAAG GGTGACAGCTCGATCCGGTACTTTGAAATCACTTCTGAGGCCCCGTTCCTGCACTATCTCTCCATGTTCAGTTCCAAGGAGTCCCAGCGGGGCATGGGCTACATGCCCAAACGTGGCCTAGAGGTGAACAAGTGTGAGATTGCCAG GTTCTACAAGCTGCACGAGCGGAGGTGTGAGCCCATTGCTATGACAGTGCCTCGAAAG TCGGACCTGTTCCAGGAGGACCTGTACCCACCCACCGCAGGGCCCGACCCTGCCCTCACGGCTGAGGAGTGGCTGGGGGGTCGGGATGCTGGGCCCCTCCTCATCTCCCTCAAGGATGGCTACGTACCCCCAAAGAGCCGGGAGCTGAGGGTCAACCGGGGCCTGGACACCGGGCGCAGGAGGGCAGCACCAGAGGCCAGTGGCACTCCCAGCTCG GATGCTGTGTCCCGGCTGGAGGAGGAGATGCGGAAGCTCCAGGCCACGGTGCAGGAGCTCCAGAAGCGCTTGGACAGGCTGGAGGAGACAGTCCAGGCCAAGTAG
- the BOLA2B gene encoding bolA-like protein 2 isoform X3 — MASAKSPDRWKARLLEGGSAALTYALVRAEVSFPAEVAPVRLQGSVAGVGAGVVSPLGCRPSWTTAMELSAEYLREKLQRDLEAEHVLPSPGSVGQVRGETAASETQAGKRVPSRRTPAHPCL, encoded by the exons ATGGCAAGCGCGAAAAGCCCGGACCGTTGGAAAGCCCGGCTGCTTGAGGGCGGAAGTGCTGCGTTGACGTACGCCTTAGTAAGGGCGGAAGTGAGTTTCCCAGCGGAAGTGGCTCCTGTAAGGCTGCAAGGCAGCGTGGCCGGCGTCGGAGCAGGGGTTGTGTCCCCGCTGGGCTGCCGTCCCAGCTGGACTACCGCCATGGAACTCAGCGCCGAATACCTCCGGGAGAAGCTGCAACGGGACCTGGAGGCGGAGCATGTG CTTCCGAGTCCTGGTAGTGTCGGCCAAGTTCGAGGGGAAACCGCTGCTTCAGAGACACAG GCTGGTAAACGCGTGCCTAGCAGAAGAACTCCCGCACATCCATGCCTTTGA
- the BOLA2B gene encoding bolA-like protein 2 isoform X1 has protein sequence MASAKSPDRWKARLLEGGSAALTYALVRAEVSFPAEVAPVRLQGSVAGVGAGVVSPLGCRPSWTTAMELSAEYLREKLQRDLEAEHVEVEDTTLNRCACSFRVLVVSAKFEGKPLLQRHRLVNACLAEELPHIHAFEQKTLTPEQWARERQK, from the exons ATGGCAAGCGCGAAAAGCCCGGACCGTTGGAAAGCCCGGCTGCTTGAGGGCGGAAGTGCTGCGTTGACGTACGCCTTAGTAAGGGCGGAAGTGAGTTTCCCAGCGGAAGTGGCTCCTGTAAGGCTGCAAGGCAGCGTGGCCGGCGTCGGAGCAGGGGTTGTGTCCCCGCTGGGCTGCCGTCCCAGCTGGACTACCGCCATGGAACTCAGCGCCGAATACCTCCGGGAGAAGCTGCAACGGGACCTGGAGGCGGAGCATGTG GAGGTGGAGGACACGACCCTCAACCGTTGCGCCTGTAGCTTCCGAGTCCTGGTAGTGTCGGCCAAGTTCGAGGGGAAACCGCTGCTTCAGAGACACAG GCTGGTAAACGCGTGCCTAGCAGAAGAACTCCCGCACATCCATGCCTTTGAACAGAAAACCCTGACCCCAGAGCAGTGGGCACGTGAGCGACAGAAATGA
- the BOLA2B gene encoding bolA-like protein 2 isoform X2: MASAKSPDRWKARLLEGGSAALTYALVRAEVSFPAEVAPVRLQGSVAGVGAGVVSPLGCRPSWTTAMELSAEYLREKLQRDLEAEHVEVEDTTLNRCACSFRVLVVSAKFEGKPLLQRHSVARGP; encoded by the exons ATGGCAAGCGCGAAAAGCCCGGACCGTTGGAAAGCCCGGCTGCTTGAGGGCGGAAGTGCTGCGTTGACGTACGCCTTAGTAAGGGCGGAAGTGAGTTTCCCAGCGGAAGTGGCTCCTGTAAGGCTGCAAGGCAGCGTGGCCGGCGTCGGAGCAGGGGTTGTGTCCCCGCTGGGCTGCCGTCCCAGCTGGACTACCGCCATGGAACTCAGCGCCGAATACCTCCGGGAGAAGCTGCAACGGGACCTGGAGGCGGAGCATGTG GAGGTGGAGGACACGACCCTCAACCGTTGCGCCTGTAGCTTCCGAGTCCTGGTAGTGTCGGCCAAGTTCGAGGGGAAACCGCTGCTTCAGAGACACAG TGTGGCTCGGGGACCTTGA
- the SLX1A gene encoding structure-specific endonuclease subunit SLX1 isoform X2, with product MVGTRRQDSSLASAVGLLHPPPDRRGARTRATAASRLPPDSPRELVPKQAPCNPSDPPLPWTLGHGNQPPAAVPEPQGPMGPAGVTARPGRFFGVYLLYCLNPRYRGRVYVGFTVNPARRVQQHNGGRKKGGAWRTSGRGPWEMVLVVHGFPSAVAALRFEWAWQHPHASRRLAHVGPRLRGETAFAFHLRVLAHMLRAPPWARLPLTLRWLRPDLRQDLCLPPPPHVPLAFGPPPPQAPAPRRRAGPFDDAEPEPDQRDPGACCSLCAQTIQGIHQLSPRGKDFNSAPQFLHS from the exons ATGGTAGGCACTCGCCGACAGGACAGCAGTCTGGCTTCCGCTGTCGGACTTCTACACCCGCCTCCAGATAGGAGAGGGGCACGTACCCGCGCTACGGCGGCCTCCAGGCTGCCCCCGGATAGTCCCCGAGAGCTTGTTCCGAAGCAAGCACCCTGCAACCCTAGCGATCCACCCCTCCCCTGGACCCTAGGTCACGGCAATCAACCCCCTGCTGCGGTTCCCGAACCACAAGGCCCGATGGGTCCCGCGGGGGTCACCGCGAGGCCAGGGCGCTTCTTCGGCGTCTACCTGCTCTACTGCCTGAACCCCCGGTACCGGGGCCGCGTCTACGTGGGGTTTACTGTCAACCCTGCTCGTCGGGTCCAGCAGCACAATGGGGGCCGCAAAAAAGGCGGGGCCTGGCGGACCAGCGGGCGAGGGCCTTG GGAGATGGTGCTCGTCGTGCACGGCTTCCCGTCCGCCGTGGCTGCCCTTCGG TTTGAGTGGGCCTGGCAGCATCCTCACGCCTCGCGCCGCCTGGCGCACGTGGGGCCTCGCCTGCGCGGAGAGACTGCATTCGCGTTCCACCTGCGCGTGCTGGCGCACATGCTGCGCGCACCGCCCTGGGCGCGCCTCCCGCTCACGTTGCGCTGGCTGCGCCCCGACCTCCGCCAGGACCTCtgcctgccgccgccgccgcacgTGCCCCTGGCCTTCGGGCCTCCACCGCCCCAGGCCCCGGCCCCAAGGCGCCGCGCAGGTCCCTTTGATGACGCTGAGCCTGAGCCAGACCAGAGGGATCCAGGGGCTTGCTGCTCCCTGTGCGCCCAGACCATCCAG GGCATTCACCAGCTTAGTCCCAGGGGCAAGGATTTTaactctgcacctcagtttcttcattcgTAA